The sequence ACTACGCTGTTCTGCTATGACGAACAGTGCTGCCCAAGAAGAACCGAAGTACTGGGTCAAGAGCGTGGCCAGGGCAGCGGACATCCTCGAAGCGCTCGCCGCCCCCTCCCAGGGGAACGGTCTGAGCGTCACCGAGGTCGGCCAGGTCTGCTCCATCTCCAAGAGCGCGGCCTTCGGCATGCTCCAGACCCTGCGCGCCTACGGCCTCGTCTCGGACGACGGCGAGGGCATGAACCGGCGCTACCGGCTCGGCATGAGCCTGGCCAGACTCGGCGACCGGGCCCGCTCCCAGGTCTCCCTGCGCGGTGTCGCCCACCCGGTCCTGCGCGACCTCACCGGCCTCACCGGCATGGCCTCGCGGCTCGCCGTGCCCGAGGACGGGCATGCCGTGGTGGTGGACCAGGTCGAGCTCGACCAGCGCGTCCGGCTGGACCTGCGGATGGGCCAGCGCGAGCTGCCGCACTGCACGGGCCTGGGCAAGGCCCTGCTGTCCGCCGTGGGGCAGAGCGAGGCCGCCGCGGTCATCGAGCGGTTCGGACTGCCCCGCCGCACGGCACGGACCATCACCGATCCGGCCACGTTCCTGTCCCACCTGCGCGACATCGCCCGGGTCGGCTACGCCCTGGACGACGAGGAGGACGCCGAGGGCATCATCTGCATCGGCGCGCCGGTCTTCGACGACCGTTCGGTGTGCGCGGGCGCGGTCAGCATCACCGGACTGAAGCTCGGCCTGCCGGCCTGGCGCTACCAGGAACTGGGCGGCCAGGTACGCGACGCGGCACGGCGGATCAGCCGGTCGCTGGGCTGGATCGACGACACGGCGGAGGACTCCTCCGACGCCGCCCGGGAAGATTCCGACGCGATCAGGTCTTGACCGATCGGCATCACCGGCCGTAGGTTCCCTGCCAACCCCGGTGACACCCACAGGTCACCGGTGATTTACCCCTTCCGGCCCGCTTCCGACACCTGCCCATCGTGTCGTGGACATCCGACGGCCGGACCCTTTTGAGCCATCCGCCTCATGGCAGTCCCCCGCAGGAACGCTCCCTCGTTTTCGGCACTTCTCGGAAGGCGAAGTCCGCATGAGCGTTCCCACCAGTCCCACTCCCGCGCAGTCCAGCCGCCGTCATCTGTTGCGGGCCTCGGGTCTCGCCGGTCTGGTCGTGGCCGGTTCGGCCGTGGCCTCCGGCTCCGCGCAGGCCGCTCCCGGACACGCCGCCGACGTCACCCGCGTCGACACCGTCACCGCACTGCGCGCCCTGAACACCCAACACCTCACCGAGGGCACCGTGGTCCTCGTCGCGGGCCACCACACCCCCGCCGACGGCGGAGCCATGGCCGTCCGCTGGAACAGGACCTCCCGAGCCACCCACAACGGCGGCACCGTCATCACCCCCGCCAAGAACCCCACCACCGGACGCTGGCACCAGCTCCACACCGGCACCGTCGACTTCCGCACCTTCGGACACTTCGACGCCAAAACCCCCGCCGACACCGCACTCGACGCGATGGTCCACGACCCCACCGTCCACCGCATCGAAGCCCACACCGACCTCCTCCTCACCCGACGCCACCTCTTCACCCGCTCCCACATCGAACTCGACTTCGGCGGACACCACATCCACACCGAAGGCATCGAGAAGAACACCCACGACAACCCCTTCGGCGCCGTCCTCTCCTTCCGCGGCACCACCACCGACACCACGCACACCCACAAGCTGGGCGCGCCGATGCCGGACCTGTCCGACCTCTTCGAGGTCGGCGACTCGGGGAAGTTCGCGGTCGGCCAGTGGTGGGCCGTGGAGACCGACGCGCTGGCGGGGAAGTACGAGAAGGAGATCCAGCGGCTCGTCCAGGTCACCGGGATCGTCGACGCCACGCACATCCGGGTCAACTACCAGATCGGCTGGGACCTGGCCGCGGGGCGCACCCTGAGCTGGACCCGTATCGAGCCCGTCGACCGTGCCCATGTCCGCAACATGGTCTTCGAGGGCTGGGGCGAGGACGAGATGACCGGCTCGCATCCGGTCGCGTACGAGTACGCGGTGCGCTGCGACGTCTCCGGGATCGAGGCCATCGGCACCTTCTGGCCGGTGGTGATGCGCCGCTGGTGCACGTACTACCGCACCGAGCAGTGCTCGCTGACCAACCCCAAGTCCGTGACCTACGGCGGGGCGGGCTATCTCACCCAGCAGATCTACTGTCTGTACGGGCACGTGGAGGACTGTCACACCTCCAACGCCCGTCACCTCAACGACTTCACGGCCTCCGCGTACTGCTACGTGACCAACTGCCACGGCGACGGTGACGACGAGGGCCCGTTCGTCA is a genomic window of Streptomyces sp. NBC_01237 containing:
- a CDS encoding peptidase C14, whose amino-acid sequence is MSVPTSPTPAQSSRRHLLRASGLAGLVVAGSAVASGSAQAAPGHAADVTRVDTVTALRALNTQHLTEGTVVLVAGHHTPADGGAMAVRWNRTSRATHNGGTVITPAKNPTTGRWHQLHTGTVDFRTFGHFDAKTPADTALDAMVHDPTVHRIEAHTDLLLTRRHLFTRSHIELDFGGHHIHTEGIEKNTHDNPFGAVLSFRGTTTDTTHTHKLGAPMPDLSDLFEVGDSGKFAVGQWWAVETDALAGKYEKEIQRLVQVTGIVDATHIRVNYQIGWDLAAGRTLSWTRIEPVDRAHVRNMVFEGWGEDEMTGSHPVAYEYAVRCDVSGIEAIGTFWPVVMRRWCTYYRTEQCSLTNPKSVTYGGAGYLTQQIYCLYGHVEDCHTSNARHLNDFTASAYCYVTNCHGDGDDEGPFVTHGQFEHDLVYTGNSGLMTFANSGAAWGGRAKRITVRRHSCSWFVARVKITDLTLEDVHVVGKKSLAGSGMLWVNADGVQLRGCTASGPLIVSRASDLSTRPNVIADSSFAFAAGAEITQASVSAPVTIARTVLKGVDGAVFNGTGPLVLDQCTLSGSKDTAPVSLAHTDITVLGGELRDTGLKLTSAKDQRLRVDGTRINGTNKDGALLSRTGAGRAVDWQLTGLDSTAPGGTAHLRLAEGPNRYRATGCTFTGGGLDLRPAAFAGSDSHLLHTGCVENGTERTALPDEGDRVAHTAANLRF
- a CDS encoding IclR family transcriptional regulator — its product is MTNSAAQEEPKYWVKSVARAADILEALAAPSQGNGLSVTEVGQVCSISKSAAFGMLQTLRAYGLVSDDGEGMNRRYRLGMSLARLGDRARSQVSLRGVAHPVLRDLTGLTGMASRLAVPEDGHAVVVDQVELDQRVRLDLRMGQRELPHCTGLGKALLSAVGQSEAAAVIERFGLPRRTARTITDPATFLSHLRDIARVGYALDDEEDAEGIICIGAPVFDDRSVCAGAVSITGLKLGLPAWRYQELGGQVRDAARRISRSLGWIDDTAEDSSDAAREDSDAIRS